The following are encoded together in the Bacillus sp. NP157 genome:
- the maf gene encoding septum formation inhibitor Maf, which yields MLYLASQSPRRRELLGQVGEDHRTLDVDVEEIRQAGERPDDYVSRVARDKARAGFARVADEPRARVIGADTEVILGDDVFGKPRDAADAAAMLRRLAGREHRVVSSVWLVEQGSERSVTSVSTVRFAALDESTIATYVATGECMGKAGAYAIQGRAAAFIEYLAGSYSGVMGLPLYETSLLLQGQ from the coding sequence GTGCTGTACCTGGCTTCGCAATCCCCGCGCCGTCGTGAACTCCTCGGCCAGGTTGGCGAAGACCACCGCACGCTCGATGTAGACGTGGAAGAAATCCGCCAGGCCGGCGAGCGGCCGGACGACTACGTAAGCCGCGTGGCGCGCGACAAGGCGCGTGCAGGTTTTGCGCGCGTCGCCGACGAACCGCGCGCGCGCGTAATTGGCGCCGACACCGAGGTCATCCTTGGCGACGACGTGTTCGGTAAGCCGCGCGACGCCGCGGACGCGGCCGCCATGCTGCGCCGCCTTGCCGGCCGCGAACATCGCGTCGTGTCTTCCGTGTGGCTGGTCGAACAGGGGAGCGAGCGATCCGTCACGTCGGTGTCCACCGTTCGTTTCGCCGCCCTCGATGAGTCCACCATCGCGACGTACGTCGCCACCGGCGAATGCATGGGCAAGGCCGGTGCCTACGCCATCCAGGGGCGCGCAGCCGCTTTCATCGAATATCTCGCGGGCAGCTACTCCGGCGTCATGGGGCTGCCTCTTTACGAAACTTCCCTGCTGCTGCAGGGTCAGTGA